From Algoriphagus sp. NG3, the proteins below share one genomic window:
- the tsaD gene encoding tRNA (adenosine(37)-N6)-threonylcarbamoyltransferase complex transferase subunit TsaD, whose amino-acid sequence MGTNDIFILAIESSCDETSAAVIADGKVLNNIVATQSVHEKYGGVVPELASRAHQENLIPVVLEAIVSSGISKDQLSAVAFTRGPGLMGSLLVGVSFAKAFAYAQNIPLIEVNHMNAHILAHFIEDPRPTFPFICLTVSGGHTQLVLVKDHLNMEVIGETQDDAVGEAFDKTAKLLGLPYPGGPLIDKYAREGNPSAFQFPITRMPDLNYSFSGIKTAVLYYLRDQLKENPGFIEENLADLCASIQYSLVEMLLIKLKAAVKKYGVKEVAIAGGVSANTGLRNALTQLAGQKGWNLYIPKFEYCTDNAAMIAMAAHYKYLKGEFSSMDVTPLAKMKI is encoded by the coding sequence ATGGGTACCAACGATATCTTTATTCTAGCAATTGAATCCTCGTGCGACGAGACGTCTGCGGCTGTTATAGCTGACGGCAAAGTACTTAATAATATTGTCGCCACACAATCCGTTCACGAAAAATATGGAGGGGTTGTTCCTGAGCTGGCATCCCGCGCGCATCAGGAAAATCTTATCCCCGTGGTGCTGGAAGCCATAGTGTCATCGGGGATTTCAAAGGATCAACTTTCTGCCGTTGCATTTACCAGAGGGCCTGGATTGATGGGGTCGCTTCTGGTGGGAGTGAGCTTCGCAAAGGCCTTTGCTTATGCGCAAAACATCCCGCTCATCGAAGTAAATCATATGAATGCGCATATTTTGGCACATTTTATTGAAGACCCAAGACCGACGTTTCCGTTCATCTGTCTGACAGTGAGTGGTGGACATACGCAGCTGGTGCTGGTGAAAGATCACCTGAATATGGAAGTGATCGGGGAGACGCAGGATGATGCGGTGGGAGAGGCTTTCGACAAAACAGCCAAACTCTTAGGTTTGCCTTATCCGGGAGGCCCGCTTATTGACAAATATGCCCGTGAAGGTAACCCAAGCGCTTTTCAGTTTCCGATTACCCGTATGCCGGATCTGAATTACTCCTTTAGCGGAATCAAAACGGCCGTACTTTATTACCTTAGGGATCAGCTGAAAGAGAATCCGGGATTCATCGAGGAAAATCTGGCAGACCTTTGTGCCAGCATACAGTATTCATTGGTGGAAATGCTTTTGATCAAATTGAAGGCAGCAGTGAAAAAGTATGGTGTGAAGGAAGTGGCGATTGCCGGCGGTGTATCTGCCAATACGGGATTGAGAAACGCCCTGACTCAGCTGGCTGGGCAAAAAGGGTGGAACCTGTACATTCCAAAATTCGAATACTGTACGGACAATGCGGCCATGATTGCCATGGCAGCACATTACAAATACCTGAAAGGAGAATTCTCATCCATGGATGTCACTCCTCTCGCAAAAATGAAGATCTAA
- a CDS encoding MGH1-like glycoside hydrolase domain-containing protein — protein sequence MSAENIRLQEDRNRTKHWKKWGPYLTERQWGTVREDYSPDGSAWENVTHDDARSKAYRWGEEGIGGISDHKQKFCLAWAFWNGKDPFLKERLFGLTGNQGNHGEDVKEIYYYLDSTPTHSYMKMLYKYPQAEYPYQKLLKENNKRSKLDPEYELIDTGVFDEDKYFDIFIEYAKEDVEDITAVATIHNRGPETAKIWVLPTLWFRKVWFTGNEPFMPKLTKSGENSIKATNPKVGNYSVKFDGDPELKFCDNETNRERIYNIGNEKKFLKDAINDYVVNGDSSHINPANKGTKASAIYEISIPAGESRQVKLRIQHQVEDQPLELSDRCLEQRKKEADEFYEAVQDRVTDPDLANIQRQAYAGMMWSKQFYYYDVERWLEGDPGRYKPPLARTKGRNSNWRHLQNYDIISMPDKWEYPWYAAWDLAFHCIPIARIDPEFAKDQLLLLLNEWYMHPNGQIPAYEWNFSDVNPPVHAYAVQRVYQIDRKANNGVGDHEFLERALHKLMLNFTWWVNQKDSDGKNIFEGGFLGLDNISVFDRSHAQKYHGKLEQADATSWMAMFSLNLLRISLDLCEYNTVYQFTATKFLEHFLYIAGAMSNISEEHISLWDDEDNFFYDVFHIPGKESSKMKVRSIVGLIPLFAVEPIREDLFSKLPEFKKRLDFFLREKPKLAALVSSWIQPGYDKRRLFSLLRGHRMKSVLQKMLDSDEFLSDYGIRSLSKYHEKNPYTMTIGEEALSVKYTPGESDTVMFGGNSNWRGPIWFPINFLLIESLKKFDFYYGGDFSIEYPTGSGRYMTMDIIAKELSLRCMRIFMKDKNGNRPVYGDSHKKYQEDPHFKDYILFYEYFHGDSGAGLGASHQTGWTGLVAEMIHKYYKIREDQHHDSKTLFRS from the coding sequence ATGTCAGCTGAAAATATAAGATTACAAGAAGATAGAAACCGCACCAAGCATTGGAAGAAATGGGGGCCATACCTCACCGAAAGACAATGGGGTACCGTACGCGAAGATTATAGTCCGGACGGCTCGGCCTGGGAAAATGTCACCCATGACGACGCCAGAAGTAAGGCATACCGCTGGGGTGAAGAAGGAATAGGGGGTATATCAGACCACAAACAGAAGTTCTGTCTAGCATGGGCTTTCTGGAATGGCAAGGATCCGTTTCTGAAAGAGCGTCTTTTTGGATTGACCGGAAATCAAGGCAACCATGGAGAAGATGTCAAAGAGATCTATTATTACCTAGACTCCACTCCCACGCATAGCTATATGAAGATGCTGTACAAGTATCCACAGGCTGAGTATCCATACCAGAAACTCCTCAAGGAAAATAATAAAAGAAGCAAGCTAGACCCCGAATATGAACTGATTGATACAGGGGTCTTCGATGAGGATAAATATTTTGACATTTTTATCGAATATGCCAAAGAAGATGTAGAAGACATCACTGCTGTGGCGACTATTCATAACCGGGGGCCTGAAACAGCTAAAATCTGGGTTTTACCTACCTTATGGTTTCGTAAGGTTTGGTTTACTGGAAATGAACCCTTTATGCCCAAACTGACCAAATCAGGGGAGAATTCCATTAAAGCCACCAACCCGAAGGTTGGCAATTATTCTGTAAAGTTTGATGGGGATCCTGAACTCAAGTTTTGTGATAATGAGACAAATAGAGAGCGTATCTACAATATAGGAAACGAGAAAAAATTCTTAAAAGACGCTATAAATGACTATGTGGTAAATGGGGATTCCAGCCATATCAACCCTGCAAATAAAGGAACGAAGGCTTCTGCAATCTATGAAATCTCTATACCCGCAGGGGAAAGCAGGCAAGTAAAGCTACGGATCCAGCATCAGGTAGAGGATCAACCACTGGAATTAAGCGACAGGTGCCTTGAGCAACGTAAAAAAGAAGCAGATGAGTTTTATGAGGCTGTGCAGGATAGGGTCACCGATCCTGACTTGGCCAATATTCAGCGGCAGGCCTATGCCGGGATGATGTGGTCTAAGCAATTTTACTATTACGATGTAGAACGATGGCTGGAAGGAGATCCGGGGAGATATAAACCTCCTTTGGCCAGGACAAAAGGTAGAAACAGCAACTGGAGACACCTTCAGAATTATGATATTATCTCTATGCCCGATAAGTGGGAATATCCCTGGTACGCTGCTTGGGACCTCGCATTTCATTGCATTCCTATTGCACGCATTGATCCGGAATTTGCCAAAGACCAGCTCCTTCTCCTACTAAATGAGTGGTACATGCATCCAAATGGTCAGATCCCGGCCTATGAATGGAATTTTTCGGATGTAAACCCTCCCGTGCATGCTTATGCGGTTCAGCGGGTTTATCAGATAGACAGAAAGGCAAACAATGGTGTAGGAGATCATGAATTCCTAGAACGCGCACTTCACAAATTGATGCTCAACTTCACGTGGTGGGTCAATCAGAAAGACAGTGACGGCAAAAACATCTTTGAGGGAGGGTTTCTTGGGTTGGATAATATTTCCGTATTCGACCGTAGCCATGCGCAGAAATACCACGGAAAATTAGAGCAGGCAGATGCTACTTCATGGATGGCGATGTTCTCTCTGAATTTACTTCGAATCTCCCTTGATCTTTGTGAATACAACACTGTATATCAATTTACAGCCACCAAATTCCTGGAGCATTTCCTATACATCGCTGGAGCTATGAGTAATATATCCGAAGAACACATTTCACTATGGGATGATGAGGATAATTTCTTCTACGATGTATTTCATATACCAGGCAAAGAATCGAGTAAAATGAAGGTAAGGTCTATAGTAGGGCTTATTCCTCTGTTTGCTGTAGAACCGATCCGTGAAGATCTATTCTCAAAGCTCCCCGAGTTTAAGAAAAGGCTTGATTTTTTTCTGCGGGAAAAACCCAAACTAGCCGCTCTGGTATCCAGCTGGATTCAGCCTGGCTATGACAAACGCCGGTTGTTTTCGCTTCTGAGAGGCCATAGAATGAAAAGTGTCCTTCAAAAAATGTTGGATTCTGACGAATTTTTGAGTGATTATGGCATCAGGTCTCTTTCCAAATACCATGAAAAGAATCCATACACTATGACTATTGGAGAAGAGGCTCTTTCAGTTAAATATACTCCGGGCGAATCAGACACGGTCATGTTTGGCGGCAATTCCAACTGGCGGGGACCTATCTGGTTTCCGATTAATTTCCTTCTCATAGAATCATTGAAGAAATTTGATTTTTATTACGGAGGGGATTTTTCGATTGAATATCCCACAGGATCTGGCAGGTACATGACCATGGACATTATCGCAAAAGAGCTTTCTCTCCGATGTATGCGTATTTTCATGAAAGACAAGAATGGCAACCGCCCTGTCTATGGAGACAGTCATAAAAAGTATCAGGAAGATCCCCACTTCAAGGATTACATCCTCTTTTATGAATATTTCCACGGCGACAGCGGAGCGGGGTTAGGCGCATCCCATCAGACAGGCTGGACAGGATTGGTAGCAGAGATGATCCACAAGTACTACAAAATAAGAGAAGACCAACACCATGATTCTAAAACCCTTTTTAGAAGCTAA
- a CDS encoding DJ-1/PfpI family protein produces MKNIMFSLLIAVMLFTGCNTNESTNGSLTKADARIDTLTTHLKPFVNDLPTIGLLIYNGVLITEVTAGSDVFTKPTEDGTQLFNVVTIAQTSDPIVSEEGLKIVPDYTFSTAPKLDVLFVPSAYDMYSQVHNNELVNFIRERNKETTYTVSNCAGAQLVGASGIADGKKIVTWIGGGEQLQKDYPELLVQDENTLSYVEDGKFLSSNGNLASYISALELVEKMTSVEHRKFVESYLYLDRLQNWKK; encoded by the coding sequence ATGAAAAACATCATGTTTTCCTTGTTAATAGCGGTCATGCTTTTTACTGGCTGCAATACCAACGAATCTACAAACGGCTCCCTAACTAAAGCTGATGCCCGTATAGATACCCTCACCACACATTTAAAACCATTTGTAAATGACTTACCTACCATAGGGTTATTAATTTATAATGGAGTGCTCATTACAGAAGTAACAGCCGGTTCTGATGTTTTCACTAAACCAACAGAAGACGGGACACAGCTATTTAATGTCGTTACTATTGCGCAAACCAGCGACCCTATAGTTTCAGAAGAAGGTTTGAAAATCGTACCTGATTATACCTTTTCAACTGCGCCAAAACTTGATGTGTTATTTGTTCCTAGCGCCTACGACATGTACTCCCAAGTCCATAATAATGAACTTGTGAATTTCATCAGAGAAAGAAATAAAGAGACAACATATACTGTAAGTAATTGCGCAGGAGCCCAATTGGTTGGAGCTTCTGGAATCGCTGACGGAAAAAAAATCGTGACATGGATCGGAGGAGGAGAACAACTGCAAAAAGATTATCCAGAGCTTTTGGTACAGGATGAAAACACCCTAAGTTATGTAGAAGACGGGAAATTCCTTTCCTCCAATGGTAATCTGGCCAGTTACATTTCTGCGCTGGAATTAGTGGAAAAAATGACAAGCGTAGAGCATAGAAAATTCGTAGAATCCTATCTATACTTAGACAGACTTCAGAATTGGAAAAAATAA
- a CDS encoding BlaI/MecI/CopY family transcriptional regulator produces the protein MKLSRAEEELMNHLWRLKRAFMKDLLDAYGEQKPATTTISTLLKRMQDKDFVGYEASGKLREYYPLVTKENYFSKHLKGLIKNFFNDSPAQFASFFTKKAELSQEELLHLKSIIDDQLNQKK, from the coding sequence ATGAAACTATCTAGAGCAGAGGAAGAATTGATGAACCATTTGTGGAGACTGAAGCGGGCATTTATGAAGGATTTGTTGGATGCCTATGGGGAGCAAAAGCCGGCCACAACTACAATTTCTACACTACTGAAGCGTATGCAGGATAAGGATTTTGTGGGCTATGAGGCTAGTGGAAAGCTACGTGAATATTACCCCTTGGTTACCAAGGAAAATTACTTTTCCAAGCATTTGAAAGGCTTGATCAAAAACTTCTTTAACGACTCACCAGCCCAGTTTGCGTCTTTTTTCACGAAAAAAGCAGAGCTCTCCCAAGAGGAGTTGTTGCATCTGAAAAGTATCATTGATGACCAGCTAAATCAGAAGAAATGA
- a CDS encoding ribonuclease HII — MLKPFLEANRLEAGCDEVGRGCLAGPVVAAAVILPTDYSNPWINDSKKLGKVQREDLIHEIKEKALCWNIAEASVPEIDMINILNASFLAMGRAVLGLKIKPDHLLIDGNRWKSDLTIPHTCVIKGDGKYASIAAASILAKVYRDRLMEKLSEEFPYYAWDRNAGYPTKAHRAGLEEYGDCVWHRKSFKLLKNQLPLELQ, encoded by the coding sequence ATTCTAAAACCCTTTTTAGAAGCTAACAGATTAGAAGCAGGTTGTGATGAGGTGGGACGGGGCTGTCTGGCGGGACCGGTAGTGGCCGCGGCAGTGATCTTGCCTACGGACTACTCAAACCCCTGGATCAATGACTCCAAGAAGCTAGGGAAAGTACAGCGGGAGGATCTGATCCATGAAATAAAAGAAAAAGCCCTGTGCTGGAATATTGCGGAAGCAAGTGTGCCAGAAATCGACATGATCAATATCCTTAACGCCTCCTTTCTGGCAATGGGCCGGGCTGTACTAGGCCTAAAAATAAAACCCGATCATCTGCTGATCGATGGCAACCGCTGGAAATCTGACCTGACCATCCCGCATACCTGTGTAATCAAAGGAGACGGAAAGTATGCCAGTATTGCGGCCGCTTCTATCCTGGCCAAAGTATATAGGGACAGATTGATGGAAAAGCTGTCAGAAGAGTTCCCCTACTACGCCTGGGACAGGAATGCCGGGTACCCCACCAAAGCCCACAGAGCAGGTTTAGAGGAATATGGAGATTGCGTCTGGCACAGAAAGAGTTTTAAGTTACTCAAGAACCAATTACCGCTTGAATTACAATAA
- a CDS encoding multidrug efflux SMR transporter, whose product MNWILLIIGGLFEVGFASCLGKVKHATGIAVYGWYGGFLVCLAISMALLIKATQTLPIGTAYAVWTGIGAVGTVLVGIFVFKESVEFWRVFFLMTLIASIIGLKFVSPH is encoded by the coding sequence ATGAACTGGATCCTACTAATTATCGGTGGACTCTTTGAAGTGGGGTTCGCTTCTTGCTTAGGCAAAGTTAAACATGCTACTGGTATAGCGGTATATGGCTGGTACGGAGGATTCCTTGTTTGCCTGGCTATTAGTATGGCACTTCTGATCAAAGCCACACAAACACTTCCCATTGGCACAGCTTATGCCGTCTGGACAGGAATCGGGGCAGTGGGGACTGTGCTTGTAGGTATTTTTGTTTTCAAAGAGTCAGTGGAATTTTGGAGAGTTTTTTTCCTCATGACACTGATAGCATCTATTATAGGACTTAAATTTGTTTCTCCGCATTGA
- a CDS encoding HNH endonuclease: MEKRVLVLNLDHSPVAVVSPQKAIVLLLLQKANCLSVYEFLQIRTVSRSFDYPAVICLNRYINIPYRGVLLNRVNLFRRDRGECQYCGSKKQLTIDHVVPRSKGGKSSWTNLTTACHRCNVLKGDKSPEELGMVLQTQPFKPSLAYFLAEYAEKQAEEWLPFLSAKVMP, from the coding sequence ATGGAAAAGAGGGTATTGGTATTGAATTTAGATCATTCTCCCGTGGCGGTAGTTTCGCCCCAAAAAGCCATCGTCCTTCTACTTCTTCAAAAGGCAAATTGTCTTTCAGTGTATGAATTCTTACAGATACGCACGGTCAGCCGGAGCTTTGACTATCCGGCAGTGATTTGCCTCAATCGCTATATAAATATCCCTTACCGCGGAGTATTGCTCAATCGTGTAAATCTCTTCAGAAGAGATCGGGGAGAGTGCCAGTACTGCGGAAGTAAAAAACAATTGACTATCGACCATGTAGTGCCCCGGTCTAAGGGTGGGAAGTCCAGCTGGACCAATCTGACCACTGCCTGCCATAGGTGCAATGTGTTGAAAGGCGATAAAAGTCCGGAAGAGTTAGGAATGGTTTTGCAAACACAGCCTTTTAAGCCTTCTTTAGCGTATTTCTTGGCAGAATATGCAGAAAAGCAAGCCGAGGAATGGCTTCCTTTCCTAAGTGCTAAGGTAATGCCCTGA
- a CDS encoding DUF1328 domain-containing protein, with protein sequence MLRWILIFLVIALIAAVLGFGGIAAGAASIAQIIFYIFLVLLVISLVMHLVRRA encoded by the coding sequence ATGTTACGCTGGATTTTAATTTTCTTAGTAATCGCATTGATTGCAGCTGTTTTAGGATTTGGAGGAATAGCCGCTGGCGCTGCTTCCATAGCCCAAATCATTTTCTACATCTTCTTGGTTTTGCTTGTCATATCCTTGGTGATGCATTTGGTGAGAAGGGCCTGA
- the smpB gene encoding SsrA-binding protein SmpB: MAKDNKFDKVINIKNKKASFQFEFVDTYVAGMVLKGTEIKSIREAKVSLTEAFCIFLDGELYVRQMHIAPYSMAASYNHVAIRDRKLLLSKKELEKLETKSQEKGLTIIPVRIFINDRGMAKMEIALGRGKKTHDKRQDLKEKDAKREIQRMAFD; the protein is encoded by the coding sequence ATGGCTAAGGATAATAAGTTTGACAAGGTCATCAATATAAAAAATAAGAAAGCAAGTTTTCAGTTTGAGTTTGTGGACACTTATGTGGCGGGTATGGTGCTGAAAGGCACTGAGATCAAGTCTATCCGTGAAGCAAAAGTGTCTTTGACTGAAGCATTCTGTATTTTTCTGGATGGCGAGCTGTATGTTCGCCAGATGCATATCGCCCCCTATTCTATGGCTGCGAGTTATAACCATGTTGCGATCAGAGACAGAAAGCTGCTGCTGAGCAAGAAGGAACTGGAGAAACTTGAAACTAAGTCACAGGAAAAAGGTCTGACTATCATTCCTGTTCGTATATTTATCAATGACCGGGGCATGGCCAAAATGGAAATCGCACTTGGCCGTGGTAAGAAAACACACGATAAACGACAGGATCTGAAAGAAAAAGATGCAAAAAGAGAAATCCAGCGAATGGCCTTTGATTGA
- a CDS encoding DUF502 domain-containing protein, which translates to MNPEPAVPSVQKKKSRRGIILDSLLQGFLILLPLTIVLILLSIVFNFIFGLVAPLSSALDPGTDKPHWLINLLSLTIFCVFIFLIGLLVRHKIGKFYFKNFEKKYLTKIPLYNLIHQTVYQFVGLKKLPFSEVVLLDPFRSGTMMTGFITDQIGEELYTVFVPTAPNPTNGNIYHVPKELITFLNATTQDAMRTVMGMGTGTSEMLKTMDLTEILPKGSQKEIIESNLDDSLDTLPN; encoded by the coding sequence ATGAACCCGGAACCCGCAGTCCCTAGTGTGCAGAAGAAAAAATCTAGAAGAGGGATTATATTAGACAGCTTATTGCAGGGATTTCTGATATTACTCCCACTCACTATTGTTTTAATTCTACTTTCTATAGTCTTTAATTTTATTTTCGGTTTAGTAGCGCCACTCAGTTCAGCTTTAGATCCTGGAACGGACAAACCTCATTGGTTAATCAACCTGCTTTCATTGACGATTTTTTGTGTATTTATATTTTTGATTGGCTTGTTGGTCCGTCATAAAATAGGGAAGTTTTATTTTAAAAACTTCGAGAAGAAATACCTGACGAAAATTCCACTCTATAATCTTATCCACCAGACAGTATATCAATTTGTTGGATTAAAGAAACTTCCCTTTTCAGAAGTGGTATTGCTGGATCCTTTCAGGTCTGGTACCATGATGACAGGTTTTATTACAGATCAAATAGGAGAGGAGTTATATACCGTTTTTGTTCCTACAGCTCCGAATCCAACCAATGGAAATATCTACCATGTACCAAAAGAATTAATTACCTTTTTGAATGCTACCACCCAAGATGCCATGCGTACAGTAATGGGAATGGGTACAGGAACCTCCGAAATGTTAAAGACTATGGATTTGACAGAGATTTTACCAAAAGGGAGCCAAAAGGAGATCATAGAAAGTAATCTGGACGACAGCCTTGATACCTTACCCAATTAA
- a CDS encoding M56 family metallopeptidase, with product MITYLLKSITCLLILLLAHRLLLQREVLHRFNRFFLLFSVVASFLIPLYTIEVPQEIVTDPTEVISEPVYFEAGQSEVISEPVYFEAASQEFNQNQVLAAIPESQFNWAYLLFGLYGFISLIFFFRFVRNIKILVNKVQRNIKINYRGQTLVLLKEESLPFSFLKYIFVAESDLEDGKFTDAVFTHERTHVQEKHSWDNLFIELLMIPLWLHPGLYWAKAAIKLNHEFIADKMALRSTPLEKYERQLMAMMLSEQKYGLASSLNFSLTKKRFEMMKRKTVNSKSWIKLLVLVPVFGVLVYFFSERVAAKQEGVNGQSEVYINNSNLFRRNGF from the coding sequence ATGATCACTTACTTACTCAAATCCATAACCTGTCTGCTTATTCTGTTACTTGCACACAGGTTACTGTTGCAGCGTGAAGTATTACATAGATTTAACCGCTTTTTTCTGCTGTTTTCGGTAGTTGCATCTTTTCTTATTCCACTATATACGATTGAAGTTCCTCAGGAAATAGTTACGGATCCAACCGAAGTGATTTCTGAGCCAGTTTACTTTGAAGCTGGGCAATCTGAGGTGATTTCTGAGCCTGTTTACTTTGAAGCGGCAAGTCAGGAATTCAATCAGAATCAGGTACTTGCTGCAATACCAGAATCTCAATTTAATTGGGCATACCTTCTATTTGGGCTTTATGGATTCATTTCCCTTATTTTCTTTTTTCGTTTTGTGCGAAATATCAAGATTCTGGTCAATAAAGTCCAGCGGAATATAAAGATCAATTATCGCGGTCAAACGCTTGTGCTATTGAAAGAAGAATCACTTCCATTTTCCTTCCTTAAGTACATTTTCGTTGCAGAATCAGATCTTGAAGACGGCAAATTTACAGATGCGGTATTCACACATGAACGTACTCATGTGCAAGAGAAACACAGCTGGGACAATCTTTTTATCGAGTTATTGATGATCCCGCTTTGGTTACATCCGGGACTGTATTGGGCGAAGGCAGCCATTAAGCTCAACCATGAGTTTATAGCGGATAAAATGGCTTTGCGAAGCACTCCATTAGAGAAATACGAGAGACAGCTTATGGCTATGATGCTGTCAGAGCAGAAGTATGGCCTAGCAAGCAGCTTAAATTTTTCATTAACCAAAAAACGATTTGAAATGATGAAGAGAAAAACGGTGAATTCGAAGAGTTGGATCAAATTATTGGTCTTAGTGCCAGTCTTTGGTGTCTTGGTGTACTTTTTCAGTGAACGAGTTGCGGCAAAGCAGGAAGGTGTAAACGGACAGAGTGAAGTGTATATAAACAATTCAAATCTATTTAGAAGAAATGGATTTTGA